cggtgcaggcactgagccccagcaataaccctggaggaaaagaaaaagtgtgtCTGAAGGTGGCCACTAGGTAATAGTTGAAGCTCAGCTCGTAGAGCACAGGACTCCCATACCTAAGGTTACCAGTTCAGGCCCTAGTATTGCAGTTCCAGTGTTACTCtgatatctctctgtgtgtctctctctaatatggaataaatgaaaataaatctgtAAGAAAGAAtgacagggactgggtggtaccCCAAagcatgcacatattaccatgtgcaaggacaaggcctcaagctcccagtcaccacctgcaggggagaagtctcacaagaggtgaggcagtgttgcttatctctctctctttctccctttttcttctcattttctttctgtgtctattagcaaaaaaaaagggggggggacaaaggctgctgggagcagtagattcattgtgcagaccctgagcccctgagccccagtgacaaccccaaTGACAATTTCTCACTGATAAAGACAAGGAGACAGAAGCACAGGGAGAGGCAAAAGccccaaatcttccttcaatgcagtgggaactgggctcgaacccagatcctgtgatctgtgtacatctatccaagtgagctatttccctggccctgagattcctttcttctttttctatcatctttgatttttttttttaaagatcgaTTTTATCAGAGTTAAGAAGTACTCTCgtctctttctttgtgtctttctctctgtatctctcttttttcataaatatttatttattcccttttgtttcccttgttttattgttgtagatattattgttgttgttattaatgtcgttgttgttggatagaacagagagaaatggagagaggaggggaagacagagggggagagaaagacagacacctgcagacctgcttcatggattgtgaagcgacttcctttttggtgaggagccgggggctcaaactgggatccttacactggtccttgcgctttgcgccacctgcgcttaacccgctgcactaccacctaactccctctgcatctctcttattgaaataaagttaattaaaaaataaaaaagattttatttatttgtttttaccagaatgctgcttaggtctggcttatggtggtgcagggattgaatctgggattttggagcctcaggtattagagtctctgcatagccatcatgctgtctaccctctgctctatttatttattatttattatttgcctccagggttattgctggggctcggtgcctgaactatgaatccactgctctgggacgctattttttctccttttgttgccccagttgttttatcgttgttgttattattgttgttgttattgatgtcattgttgttggataggatagagagaaatggagagaggaggtgaagacagagagggggagagaaagatagacacctgcagacctgcttcaccgcttgtgaagcgaaccccctgcaggtggggagctgggagcttgaacagggacccttacgcagtccttgcactttgtgccatgtgcgcttaacccgctgcgctgctgccctaCCCCTTGCCCTATTTACTTTTAACTATAtataaggagaggagagagagagagtagttgGAGCACCACTCAAATACATGTATCAAAGGAGATCAAACCAggagtctcaagcatgcaagtcctgctctcTGCCAGATGAGCTATCGCTGTTTCTTGTTGGCCTCAGGAGTCTCCTTCCTGACTGAGcagctctctctcctctgctcctTTGCCCCAAGCCACCAATGGGACTCCTGTTCTTTGCGGGCTGTGCGGCCTTGGGCAAGTGAAGTTCCCACTCTGGGCCTGAATCCTCAGGTCCATGGAGGAGGTGACAGACTAGTTGGTGAGCAATGTCCCACTGAATCCCTCAGAGTCTCTCACTGCCTCCTGAGGCCGCAGCTCCCATCCTCTCCTCCCAAGCTGCAGGCTCCACGCCATGTGGCCGGTCTGAGAGTCTGGCCCCGAGCCCGGCGGCAACTCCACATTTctctggttttccttttttttctctctttcccggAGTTAACAAGAAGCAGATGTGGTGCACGATGGTTGgcgaggtggggggaggagggggaggctggACCGCCAGCCAgacaggggggaagggaggggagcaggagaggaggCGGGAGGCCAGGGCCCGCCCCGAGGCCACTCTTGCGCCTCTCATAGCCACAGGGGTAAAGCCCTGTCACCCCCAGGGCCACCGAGAAAAGGAACCCGAGATCAGAGTGGGGCcagctgagggtgagggtgaggcccCAGGACAGCGACCTTCCAGGGAGGCAGGGAGCAGGCACAGGGGACCTGGGGGGACCCAGAGAACAGACTCCCCTCACAAGTGGAGAAGAGGAGAGCGGAAGGAactagggagggacagagggagcttggggaggggagaggagggggagtggggTCAGGCCAGGCAGCCAGGGAGGAGGCATACGGCTGGGGGCAGGAAGCTGGGGACCCGGCCAGCCGGCTCTGTCCCTCGGCCGGCAGCACCCTGTTCCAGACCTGGCCAGCGGAGATCCGGTGGGGATGTGCCTTTGAGGGCCCCCCCGGAGCCCCCCACCATGGCCCTCAGCACCCTCTGGAGCTGCTACCTCTGCTGCCTGTTGACCACAGCTGTGGGGGCAGCTAGCTACCCTCCTCGCGGCTACAGCCTCTACACAGGGGGCGGCGGGGCGCTCAGCCCAGGGGGACCCCAAGCCCAGAGTGCCCCACGGCCTGCCAGTCGCCATAGGTAAGAATTGGGGTcccagccctgggctggggggggtTCAGAATGTGGGTGCCCTAATCCTGGTGCAGGGAAGAGGGGTGGAGGGAACCATTCATCCAGGAGGATTCTCACACACCCACCTTCTTGTGGGCAGTGGCCAGGGCTCCTCAAAACTATGGGTCTCCCTAGCTCACCTTGGGGAAACTTTCTTTTCTGCAGGGGCATTGGCCAGGTCTTCCTACCAGCTACGTGCCAGCCTCAGGCTTTTGGGCAGGGTTTCTGGCCCTCTCTGGGGCATCCTGGGCCCCAGCCAGTTATCCACAATTCTGTCACCACCCTGACCCACTCCTTGAGCCTGTCCCGCCAGACACAGCCCAGAAGTCCTGAATGAGTCTGGCAGTGTGGACcctgggaggcagggaggaggccCTCAATGGCTCATTCTCTGCTACACTCTGAGCTCTCCACCCCATCCTCTGCCCCAGGGGTGGGCAGGAGCCAGTTCAGTCCAGGGGATGCCCTTGGGCACTAGCCCAGATAGGCACCCCAGCCAggcaaggggtgggggggatgtgAAGCTGAAACGGACTCAGATAAATTCGAGAATTCACAGcctcgcccccacccccagccccccaacagGCCCTCCTAAGTGTGGTTTCCCATCCTGGGCCTCCTCTCCCAGTCTTAAAAAGTCTTTATCAACTCCTGCCACACAGGAAggcatgggggtgggtgggtggggctgcCTGCCAACTGCCTCACCCCTTCCTCCACCTCCTGCCCCTACCTGCCCgctgctatctcccaggcccccagccccctctctggGACCCGTGTCTTTGGTCCTGGGGTCCAGACAGGGTTGTACCTGCAGGAACTGGTGTGCCTACGTGGTTACACGGACCGTGAGCTGTGTGCTGGAGGATGGAGTGGAGACCTTCATGAAGCCCAGCTACCAGCCCTGCACCTGGGGGCAGCCCCAGTGTCCCCACAGCATCACGTGAGCCTGGTGCTGGGTCCTCCTGGGGGTGCTGGGccagagcagaaggtgggaggctggCTCTGGGAACCGTGACCAGGCTGTGAGgaaaggggctgggctggggcttcAGTCAGAGCCCTTGTGAGAAGAAACTGAAGGAGCAGTTTGGCTGGTGGGGCACTGAGGGGAAGCTTGCCTAAACCACCCCAATCAGTCCCCCAAATGCCCTCCCTGGGCTGCACTGTATTCAGAGGGAGGAGTtgagggccaaggagatagccCAGTCTATTAGAGCaacaactttcatgccagaggccacaggttcaattcccagcattgctgtataccagaggtgagcagtatctgttgtctctcttctcttataacactcataataaataaatatttaagaaaaaaaaaaaggagaggaactgAAGGTCCCAGAAAagcaggagaggaggaagaatagAGATTTGGCTCTTGGCCAATAGTTGACAGCTGTCAGCTGAGGGTCAGGCCTTCCTACCTGTAGCTGCTCCTCTCTGGGGGGCCAGAGTATCAGATCGAACAGGGAGCCCTAAAGAGgttgcctctgcctctctctccaggtATCGCAGTTTCCATCGCCCTCGATACCGAGTGGCCTACAAGACCGTGACGGACATGGAGTGGAGGTGCTGCCAGGGCTATGGGGGTGATGACTGTGCTGAGGGTGCTGCCCCAGCTCTGGGTCCCGCAGCATCCACCCCACGTCCCCGGCCTGGCCGTCCCAACCTCTCTGGCTCCAGTGCCGGGAGCCACCTGAGTGGACTAGGGGGCGAGGGTGAGTCAGGGAGCCCCAGGGAGAGTAGGGGAGGCATCTGGGGCTGGGCTGGAGAAGAGGACTCcctcaccaccacccaaccccccagctTACAGTCAGAGACTAGGGACAGAGAGCAGCTGGGAGACACTTGGGTGCCTGCACAAGTGCCCGTGTCCTTGATGGAGGCTCCATTTTTCAGACTGCTATGCATACACgtgatgttatttttttctctatgatTTAATTACATTTCCATGTTTcagatccgtgtgtgtgtgtgtgtgtgtgtgtgtgtgtgtgtacgcataCGCCTGTGTGTGTGGCAGACAGTAAGATAGAGACCaggaaagtaaaacaaaaaaaggccaAGAGAATGTGCTCACATACGCCCACATGTGGCCAACATACTTCCTCGCCATGAACAGCTGTGGGAGTAAAGGGTGAATTCCTGGGAGAAGCATAGTCCAAGGGGAGAGACTACAAATCCTAGCATGCACTGCAGCAACTACAGGTCCCAGCCCTCCCAGTGGCCTCTGGAGACTGCAGGTCCCAGAATGCAGTGGTCCCGTAGCCTGGCTGCTGGAAAATACCTCCCTCCCCCTCAACCCCATGGGTGTTGTTGCTCTCTGCTGCCAGGTCCTAGTGGGATGTAATTATAGCAACAGGAACTTCTGGCCCATTCTCTCACCAACCCCTCTGGGCCCCTGCAGCCTTGCTGTTTGTCTCTGGGGAGTTCCCCAGGCACCTGGGAATAACCTCAGTTGCAGAGTCCCCAGCATCTCCTTCACACCCTTGTCTTGCCAGTATTGACAGCCCAGTCACAGAAGACAGTGTCATTCTCACTTTAGAGAGgaggaaatggcttccagaaagTTCGGAGGCATGTGGACCATGGGAGGGACGTGGGCTTGGTGGTCAGATGATGACCTGGGTTTAGAACACGGCTCTACCACTTGGGAAATGTGTTATTCATGCCCCAGTGAAGGAAGTCTCCTTGGTCCTCTCTTTCTCAGTCTGCTAAATGGGACGTGCCAGAGTGCCTGCCTGGTGgagttgtgggggtggggagaggtgctGGCAGAGCCAGGCACAAAGACACTCAGCCAGTGCAGCATCTTCCCACTCAGGAGTGGCCGGGCAGCCTAGACTTCCGGTTCTTGATTGATGATGCCCAGAGGTGGCCCAgaagtctcccccccaccccgccctgaTGCCTTCCCCTCTCCCCAGGTCCCCGGGAGTCGGAGAAGGTGCAGCAGCTGGAGGAGCAGGTGCAGAGCCTGACCAAGGAGCTGCAGGGCCTCCGAGGGGTCCTGCAGGGGCTAAGCGGCCGCCTGGCAGAGGACGTGCAGAGGGCGGTAGAGACAGCCTTCAATGGCAAGCAGCAGCTGGCCGATGCGGCTGCCCGCCCTGGGGTGCATGAAACCCTCAGCGAGATCCAGCAGCAGCTGCAGCTCCTGGACAACCGCGTCTCCACACATGATCAGGAGCTGGGCCACCTCAACAACCATCAGGGAGGCAGCGGCGGTGGGGCCCGTGGTGGAAGCACGGGCAGGGCACCCCCAGGCCCCAATGACGAGCTTCTGCAGGAGCTGGAGCGACGGCTGCAGGGGTCCTGCTCCGTGTGCCTGGCAGGCCTGGATGGCTTCCGACGGCAGCAGCAGGAGGACCGGGATCGGCTGCGGGCGCTGGAAAAGCTGCTGGCCTCGGTGGAGGAGCGGCTGCGGCAGTTTGGGGGGCAGGCCCCGGGCCGCCGGCCCCCACAGGAGTGCTGTCCCCCGGAGCTGGCCCGGCGGCTGGCCGAGCTGGAACGCAGACTGGATGTGGTGGCCGGCTCGGTGACGGTGCTGAGTGGCCGGCGTGCTACTGAGCTGGGGGGAGCAGCCGGACAGGGGGGGCACCCCCCAGGCTATACTAGCTTAGCCTCCCGCCTCTCTCACCTGGAGGACCGGTTCAATGCCACACTGGGGGTGTCAGAGGAGCAGGGGGGCCCCTGGCTGGGCCGTCCAGGGGGCCTGGGCCAATGGCTGCCCACCGCCCGGGGTCAGCTGCAGAAGCTGGAGGGGCTGCTGGGCAATGTGAGTGGGCAGCTGAGTGGGCGGCTAGACGTGCTGGAAGAGCAGGTGTCCGGGGCCGTGCAGGCGTGTGGGCAGCTCTGCTCCAGGGCGCCAAGCGAGCGGGACTCACAGGTGGGCAAGCTCCTCGGGGCCCTGGAGCGCCGGCTGGCGGACAGTGAGGGCCAACTGCGGCTGTTGGGCACAGGCCTGCATGAAGCGGGAGTGGCGGGGGAGGCCCGGCGGACGGCACTGGACAGACTGCAGGGCGACGTGGGTCGGCTCCAGGGCCGCGCAGATGCCCAGGACCAGGCCGTGACGGAGCTGAGCCTACAGCTGAATCTCACGGCCACCCGGCTGGGCCAGCTGGAAGGGCTGCTGCAGGCCCGTGGGGAGGAGGGCTGTGGGGCCTGTGGGGGGTTCCAGGAGGAGCTGGGGCGCCTCCGGGATGGGGTAGAGCGCTGCTCTTGCCCACTCTTACCCCCCCGGGGCTCCGGAGCAGGGGCCGGGGGGCCAAGCCGGGGGCCCCTGGACGGCTTCAGTGTGTTTGGTGGCAGCTCGGGCACAGCCCTCCAGGCTCTACAGGGTGAGCTGTCGGAGGTGATCCTCACCTTCAGCTCCTTCAATGACTCCCTGCATGAGCTGCAGACTGCCGTGGAGGGCCAGGGCGCTGACCTGGCCGACTTGGGCGCCACCAAGGACCGGATCATCTCTGAGATCAACCGGCTGCAGCAGGAGGCCACGGAGCACGCCACGGAGAGCGAGGAGCGCTTCCGAGGCCTGGAGGAGGGCCAAGCCCAGGCCGGCCAGTGCCCCAGCCTGGAGGGCCGCCTGGGCCGTCTCGAGGGTGTCTGTGAGCGCCTGGACACCGTGGCTGGGGGCCTGCAAGGCTTGCGTGAGGGCCTTTCCAGACATGTGGCCGGGCTCTGGGCCGGGCTGCGGGAGGCCaacagcagcagccaggcccaggcGGCCCTGCTGGAGAAGCTGCTCGGGGGGCAGGCAGGCCTGGGCCGGCGGCTCGGCACCCTCAATAGCTCtgtgctgctcctggaggaccgGCTGCTCCAGCTTAGCCTCAAGGACTTCACCGGTGAGGGGCAAGAGCCgatgtggagtggggtggggggtcctcgcacaccctttcccctctcccccagccTTTCATCTGGTTCCTCCTTGCTCCACCTGGGCTTGCTTGATCCCCAGAGATCCGAGGTCCCCACTGCCCCAGGTAGCTCAGAGAGGCCTATGGGAGGTGGCTGCTTCACTCATATACCCCAATACCAGCCAGATGTTGAGGTGTCTGGCATGGGCAGCTAGGGGCCCTGCCACTGGTCTCATCTAGCTCCCTGTCCACTTTCctcaactttattattttaatttttaaaatttattttccctttggttacccttgtttttgttttttcaattgttgttgtacttattattgttgttgttactgatgtcgtcattgttggataggacagagagaaatggagagaggaggggaagacagagagggggagagaaagctagatacctgcagacctgcttcaccgcctgtgaagggactcccctgtttCGAGCCtgttcgggggctcgaaccagatccttatgcaggtccttgcgctttgcaccacatgcgcttaacccgctgctctactgcccgactccctcaactttattatttaaccagagcactgctcagctctgatttatggtggggccagggactgaacctgggatgctggagccacaggcatgagaacgtttggcatgatcattatgctatctccccatgccCCTCCAAATCCTCTGAACACACCTGCTTGAGCTCTCCTTCAACTCAGCTTTGTCATTGCAGGGCCTCCAGGTGAAGCTGGGCCCCCAGGGCCTCCCGGACTGCAGGGGCCCCCAGGCCCTGCTGGACCTCCAGGACCCCCGGGCAAGGATGGAGAAAAGGGACCTATTGGACCACCAGGTATGTGGGCCTTGTGACTATGAAGATCACCACCCTGGAGGCCTCCCCAGACTCAGCATGTGACAGAGAAGCCAGGAAGGAAGTTAGGAGCCGGGGGTCCCTGGGGTGGTTCCAGCTGGCTGGCAGGATAAGACCTTGTTGCTGGACTGAGGCTGGAGCCTGTGGGGTTATATAGGCACCAAGGGTGCAAAAACTGTAGAGAAGAGAACAGCCCCTCTGTTCCTCCCTTCTACAACCCCAAGCCCTGCTCTAAAGcccatacagtgtgtgtgtgtgtgtgtgtgtgtgtgtgtgtgtgtgtgtgtatgggctgGAGGGGGTCACAGGACTCAGCAGATGTTTGCTGAGTGACTTAGTGAGAGTTCCCTTGCTTCTCAcaactctctttcctcttcctgcagGTCCCCAAGGGGAACAGGGTAAGTGCCCTTCACTGGAGGTTGGAGGCTGACTCCCGAGGGCAGCCCCCCAACCATAGAGACcctgagggggagggggctgggtggcctTGCCCTGAGTCTCCATTCACTCTCACCCTGCCTGGTCCTCCAGGAGAGGAGGGGGCACCAGCATCCCCCGTGCCCCGAGTGGCCTTTTCAGCTGCCCTGAGTCTACCCCGATCAGAACCAGGCACTGTGCCCTTCGACAGAGTCCTGCTCAACGACGGCGGTTACTATGACCCAGAGACGGGTAGGTGGGGCTGGCTAGCTGTGCACCAAGCAGGCTGGGCACTGGGCAGGCTGTGCCCCACATTCATTCTGGACTTTTTGGCCAGGTGATCTTTTCATTCTCCGCTTTGGGAAATCcctactcttcctttcttttatcctttCTCAGGACAGCTTGTGCTAAGGGTTTGTTTGTGTTtggtggggtgtgtggggacTTAGCTCTTCCTCCCTGTGGTCTGAAcaagcccacctgccctgccctgctggaCTGTACACTGGAACAGAAAGGAGGTGCACAGCCCAGCTGGGACCCCCTCCCTTGGGCTTCCTGGCCTGATGGCTGTCCTTATCTGCAGGTGTGTTCACCGCGCCCCTGGCTGGGCGCTATCTTCTGAGCGCAGTGCTCACAGGTCACAGGCACGAGAAGGTGGAGGCCGTGCTGTCCCGCTCCAACCTGGGTGTGGCCCGCATAGATTCCGGGGGCTACGAGCCCGAGGGCCTGGAGAACAAGCCTGTGGCCGAGAGCCAGCCAAGCCCGGGTGCCCTGGGCGTCTTCAGCCTCATCCTGCCGCTGCAGGCGGGAGATACAGTGTGCATTGACCTGGTCATGGGGCAGCTAGCGCACTCTGAGGAGCCACTCACCATCTTCAGTGGAGCCCTGCTCTACGAGGACCTGCAGTTTGAACAGGTGTAGATAGGGGCAACTGTCCACACCGGCCAGCATCAGCAGGGGTGGCCACGGGACCTGCTGCAGCTTTTGGAGTGTGGACTTTGAGCTTGGACCCCTTCCAGGTTTTCATCGGACACCAGTCCAAACTTTCTGCTTGACTGCCGTACCCTGTAGGCCTGGGACTGCGGAGGAGCGGGCCCTCGAGCCTGTGCTTGTCCACCTGGCCTTCTAGGCCCATGCCCTGGGCTCCAGGGCTCTTCTGAAGGGCTCTGGGCCCCACTGCCATACTAAACTATTCAggaataaagactttttttttaacttattattattattttgctttctaaAAAACTAAACAAGCTCCAGTGTGTGTCCTGGGGCAGACGGGCGAGGGAGAGCCTCAGACTGGACGTCTGCTCTGAGTGTTGCTGCAGGCCGGAGCTCAGAAGGCACCGGCTGCAAGGTGTGCCCGCCTCCTGGTCCGCCGTCGGCCGCCAGGGGGCGCTGGGATCCGAGACCGCCGCGTGGGCAGTAGGCGTCTCAGTCACGTGACTACTTCTTACCTGGCGGGCCCTCGGCTGGGGGCGAAGGGGGCGTGGTCTAGCGTCGAGGCGGCGGGAAAGCAAGGGTCGCGCGCTGCTGGGCCGCTGGGGGCCAGGCCGCTGCTGGGGGCGCGCTCAGCACCGCGGTGCAGCCCTGCAGTGGGAACGGCAGTTGCAGCAGAGGGCGGTACCAGGGGCGTCTCTCGACTGCTCTTCCGCTTTGCATTCCTGAGATCGCCTCTCGGCTCTGAAGAGAGGTGGGGATCCGCTTGACAACTGGAGAAACTGAGGTCGAGGTGGGGCAGGCGTGGTCGTCCACCAGGCCGTGCAACTTGCAGGGGGGAACCCGGGGACTACGCCGTCGGGGTCTGCCCTCTCAGGCCCTTTCGAGTCGGTGGGCGTGGGAAGCCAGGGCCCTGCACCCCTCTGCACACCTGGCCAGGGCAGGAGGCTCCCTGGAGGAGGAGCTCAGACCGTGGAGGAGGAGCCAGGGCAGCCCCTGGGATCTGAGTTTCCGAAATAAGAGGCAGAATTTGGGAGGAGCCGGGGCAGCCGGGCGGGCGGAGAGCTGCGAAGCGGCCTCATG
Above is a window of Erinaceus europaeus chromosome 3, mEriEur2.1, whole genome shotgun sequence DNA encoding:
- the EMILIN1 gene encoding EMILIN-1 → MALSTLWSCYLCCLLTTAVGAASYPPRGYSLYTGGGGALSPGGPQAQSAPRPASRHRNWCAYVVTRTVSCVLEDGVETFMKPSYQPCTWGQPQCPHSITYRSFHRPRYRVAYKTVTDMEWRCCQGYGGDDCAEGAAPALGPAASTPRPRPGRPNLSGSSAGSHLSGLGGEGPRESEKVQQLEEQVQSLTKELQGLRGVLQGLSGRLAEDVQRAVETAFNGKQQLADAAARPGVHETLSEIQQQLQLLDNRVSTHDQELGHLNNHQGGSGGGARGGSTGRAPPGPNDELLQELERRLQGSCSVCLAGLDGFRRQQQEDRDRLRALEKLLASVEERLRQFGGQAPGRRPPQECCPPELARRLAELERRLDVVAGSVTVLSGRRATELGGAAGQGGHPPGYTSLASRLSHLEDRFNATLGVSEEQGGPWLGRPGGLGQWLPTARGQLQKLEGLLGNVSGQLSGRLDVLEEQVSGAVQACGQLCSRAPSERDSQVGKLLGALERRLADSEGQLRLLGTGLHEAGVAGEARRTALDRLQGDVGRLQGRADAQDQAVTELSLQLNLTATRLGQLEGLLQARGEEGCGACGGFQEELGRLRDGVERCSCPLLPPRGSGAGAGGPSRGPLDGFSVFGGSSGTALQALQGELSEVILTFSSFNDSLHELQTAVEGQGADLADLGATKDRIISEINRLQQEATEHATESEERFRGLEEGQAQAGQCPSLEGRLGRLEGVCERLDTVAGGLQGLREGLSRHVAGLWAGLREANSSSQAQAALLEKLLGGQAGLGRRLGTLNSSVLLLEDRLLQLSLKDFTGPPGEAGPPGPPGLQGPPGPAGPPGPPGKDGEKGPIGPPGPQGEQGEEGAPASPVPRVAFSAALSLPRSEPGTVPFDRVLLNDGGYYDPETGVFTAPLAGRYLLSAVLTGHRHEKVEAVLSRSNLGVARIDSGGYEPEGLENKPVAESQPSPGALGVFSLILPLQAGDTVCIDLVMGQLAHSEEPLTIFSGALLYEDLQFEQV